The Impatiens glandulifera chromosome 3, dImpGla2.1, whole genome shotgun sequence genome contains a region encoding:
- the LOC124930519 gene encoding pheromone receptor transcription factor-like: MTKETPTTDGRRNNRGQGKKKIEIKRIENKSQRMVCFSKRKATLFQAVTQFRQSTGHQDVAAVVFSPAGQMYTSGNSGPAFDVVVDPILQLSDPSTVEDIKGDDSDDSGFLIGWILNSMGFDDLELQDLEHLAAMKTDLEKMKGEVDKVYLVWDLHADMILECFLF, translated from the coding sequence ATGACGAAGGAGACGCCGACAACTGATGGGAGAAGGAATAATAGAGgtcaagggaagaagaagatcgagatTAAGCGAATCGAGAATAAATCTCAAAGAATGGTCTGTTTTTCTAAGCGTAAAGCCACTCTCTTTCAAGCTGTGACTCAATTTCGACAATCTACTGGACATCAAGATGTTGCCGCCGTAGTCTTCTCCCCTGCCGGTCAAATGTACACCTCCGGCAACAGCGGACCCGCTTTTGACGTTGTAGTTGACCCAATTTTGCAACTTTCTGATCCTTCTACCGTAGAGGATATCAAGGGTGACGATTCCGACGATTCTGGGTTTCTGATCGGATGGATTTTGAACAGTATGGGTTTCGATGATCTTGAGTTGCAGGATTTGGAACATTTGGCCGCGATGAAGACGGATTTGGAGAAGATGAAGGGCGAAGTGGACAAAGTATATCTCGTTTGGGATCTTCATGCTGATATGATTTTAGAATgctttcttttttaa